The Apium graveolens cultivar Ventura chromosome 6, ASM990537v1, whole genome shotgun sequence genome contains a region encoding:
- the LOC141665641 gene encoding uncharacterized protein LOC141665641 translates to MKGFRKDSHADDTPDMDREKSVEQPTEEIRVHYYVEQEEEHPSELPSTMLYLEDTIRIEMLEEEEEATDTIVQADFHGERTPTEGDAPSPQSQEIYNPLDLDPRIPMPTEKMVSAEDTIEIPVDEKDPSKVLRIGSQLAPRLKESLSIFLLANLDVFAWSHSNMVGIDPEIMCHRLNIDPKHKGVQQKRRAVSGERATALTEEVERLLDVGLIREFFYPEWLANPILVKKPNGKWRTCVDFTDLNKACPKDSFPLPRIDQLVDATAGHALLSFMDAYSGYNQILMYEPDQEHTSFITDRGLYCYIGMPFGLINAGATYQRAKDHIADLTEMFHILRKYRLKLNPQKCVFGVESVKFLGFMVNDRGIEANPAKIKALLDMKSPTSVKQVQSLIGRIAALNRFVSKSSDRCKEFFQVIKGRGKDFLWTPDCEEAFLKIKEQLGNSPMLAKPEDGETLILYLAVSEYFVSAVLVKEEASHQWPVYYVSKRLLDAETRYTKMEKLVYALILAARKLRPYFQAIELGQFDLEYCPCTAIKGQALADFILEFDAEIYDKAIVPAEPTSQESHQDEKKQELPHPWWILHVDGAVNNSGSGAGIVLVTPEGHRLMSAIHFKFHATNNDAEYEALINGLKLALEVGAVNLIVRSDSELVVNQVNGGFQARGPRTELYMRCAKRLMEKFSSTRLESVPREENSNADALAKMGSQMDSVQLGQIPLGI, encoded by the exons ATGAAAGGTTTCAGAAAAGACTCCCACGCCGATGATACTCCGGACATGGATCGGGAGAAAAGCGTTGAGCAACCAACCGAGGAAATTCGAGTCCACTATTATGTTGAGCAAGAAGAAGAACATCCCTCTGAGTTGCCCTCGACAATGTTGTACTTGGAAGACACCATCAGAATTGAGAtgttggaagaagaagaagaggcgACGGATACCATAGTCCAAGCAGATTTCCATGGGGAAC GCACACCTACTGAAGGGGATGCACCCTCTCCACAAAGCCAGGAGATCTATAATCCCCTTGACTTGGATCCCCGGATACCAATGCCGACGGAAAAGATGGTGTCAGCAGAAGATACGATCGAAATCCCCGTTGATGAAAAAGACCCGAGTAAGGTTCTGAGAATAGGGTCCCAATTGGCCCCAAGATTAAAGGAAAGTCTTTCAATATTTCTGTTGGCAAAccttgatgtatttgcatggagcCATTCTAATATGGTGGGGATTGATCCAGAAATAATGTGCCACCGATTGAATATCGACCCCAAGCATAAAGGGGTTCAACAAAAACGAAGGGCCGTAAGTGGAGAAAGAGCTACAGCCCTAACAGAAGAAGTAGAAAGGCTCCTAGACGTCGGACTAATTCGAGAATTTTTTTACCCAGAATGGCTAGCAAATCCGATATTGGTAAAAAAGCCCAATGGCAAATGGAGAACGTGTGTGGACTTCACCGACCTAAATAAAGCATGCCCAAAAGATAGTTTTCCCCTAccaagaattgatcagttggtcgaCGCCACGGCGGGACATGCCCTGCTCAGCttcatggatgcatactccggGTATAACCAGATCCTTATGTATGAGCCTGACCAGGAGCACACCTCCTTCATCACTGATAGAGGGCTTTACTGCTATATCGGAATGCCATTTGGTCTGATCAACGCCGGTGCCACTtaccaaag GGCGAAAGATCACATCGCCGACTTAACTGAAATGTTCCATATCCTGAGAAAATATAGGCTGAAACTAAACCCACAGAAGTGCGTGTTCGGCGTAGAATCGGTAAAATTCTTGGGATTCATGGTCAATGAccggggaattgaggccaacccggCAAAAATAAAAGCTCTGCTAGACATGAAATCTCCCACCAGTGTTAAACAGGTACAGAGTCTAATAGGAAGGATCGCGGCCCTAAATCGATTTGTGTCAAAGTCGTCGGATAGGTGCAAAGAATTCTTCCAAGTGATCAAAGGGAGAGGGAAGGATTTTCTGTGGACCCCTGATTGTGAAGAAgcttttctgaaaatcaaagaaCAACTGGGAAATTCGCCGATGTTGGCCAAGCCAGAAGACGGAGAAACATTAATTCTGTATTTGGCGGTGTCAGAATATTTCGTCAGTGCCGTCTTGGTAAAGGAAGAAGCAAGCCACCAGTGGCctgtatactatgtaagcaaaAGGTTGTTGGATGCGGAAACCAGATATACCAAGATGGAAAAATTAGTGTACGCTCTTATTCTTGCGGCACGAAAGCTAAGACCGTATTTCCAG GCCATAGAGCTAGGGCAATTCGATTTGGAATATTGTCCATGCACGGCAATCAAAGGACAAGCGCTGGCCGATTTCATACTTGAGTTTGATGCAGAAATTTATGATAAGGCTATAGTGCCGGCAGAACCAACCTCGCAAGAAAGTCATCAGGACGAAAAGAAGCAGGAACTCCCCCACCCATGGTGGATATTACATGTGGACGGGGCTGTAAACAACAGCGGGTCAGGTGCCGGGATAGTCTTGGTTACTCCGGAGGGGCACCGCTTGATGAGTGCTATCCATTTCAAGTTTCATGCTACCAACAACGATGCTGAGTATGAAGCCTTGATTAATGGTCTGAAGTTAGCTCTGGAGGTAGGGGCCGTGAATTTGATAGTTCGAAGTGATTCCGAATTAGTTGTCAATCAAGTCAACGGAGGATTCCAAGCCCGAGGACCGCGGACAGAGCTGTATATGAGATGTGCAAAACGCCTAATGGAAAAATTTTCAAGTACCAGACTGGAAAGTGTTCCGCGAGAAGAGAATAGTAATGCGGACGCTTTGGCCAAGATGGGTTCACAGATGGACAGCGTTCAACTTGGACAAATCCCTTTGGGAATCTAG
- the LOC141665640 gene encoding uncharacterized protein LOC141665640, whose protein sequence is MQTIPGVGTFNVGDLKRLLNHLEGMVTATAEIPSPFSMAVSDAQLLAGYRNTTSDLRFHGNSDSVEFLGRFNIEMDVYQVPDLARCHLLAATSRESAQHWFQKLGPGVITSWDQMKNLFLTKFQAAVRYAPSVTTLANVRKRENESLTSYFKRTSRYTPLVASIDHIYEVNRNKRLFRKPKALSSWQSKDKKKYCEYHESSGHNTHECRHLKDEIEALIKERYLGEWVVKEVRKHKDDRIREEERRAPRGTNNDTLEENKFIRDGSIRIIYGGDPGMECSNRALEKYAREAQFRPLTDIHRVETQPPKVFKGESMDITFRETDARWVHHPHNDALVISIQIGTNNIHRAFVDNGSSTNILYYSTFKKMGLPDQDMSGEDPWVYGFSGAGVRVMGSIRLPCTLGESPLTVTKMLEFKVLNQESSHNVLLG, encoded by the exons ATGCAGACCATTCCCGGCGTGGGAACTTTCAATGTAGGAGATCTAAAAAGGCTACTTAACCACCTCGAAGGCATGGTGACGGCTACAGCTGAAATCCCTTCCCCATTCTCGATGGCAGTAAGTGATGCACAATTGCTGGCCGGGTATCGCAACACTACTAGCGATCTCCGTTTCCACGGAAACTCAGATTCGGTGGAATTCCTGGGTCGTTTTAATATAGAGATGGATGTGTACCAAGTCCCGGACTTGGCTCGATGTCATCTCTTGGCGGCAACCTCTAGAGAAAGTGCCCAGCATTGGTTTCAAAAGCTCGGGCCAGGGGTGATCACCTCGTGGGATCAGATGAAGAATTTGTTCTTAACTAAGTTCCAAGCAGCGGTGAGATACGCCCCCTCTGTCACAACTCTTGCCAATGTTAGGAAAAGGGAAAATGAAAGCTTGACATCGTACTTCAAAAG GACAAGCCGGTACACGCCTTTGGTTGCATCTATCGATCATATCTACGAGGTAAACAGAAATAAAAGGCTATTTAGAAAACCTAAAGCCTTATCATCATGGCAAAGCAAAGACAAGAAAAAATATTGCGAATACCATGAATCATCTGGACATAACACGCATGAGTGCCGACATTTAAAAGACGAAATCGAAGCGCTTATCAAGGAAAGATACCTCGGAGAATGGGTAGTCAAGGAAGTAAGGAAGCACAAGGATGACAGAATAAGGGAAGAGGAAAGACGAGCCCCACGCGGGACAAACAATGATACCCTGGAGGAAAATAAATTTATCAGAGATGGCAGTATCCGAATAATCTACGGGGGAGATCCCGGAATGGAATGCAGCAACCGAGCCTTGGAAAAATACGCTAGGGAAGCCCAATTCAGGCCTCTCACAGATATTCATAGGGTGGAAACCCAGCCACCCAAGGTGTTTAAGGGTGAGTCCATGGATATCACTTTCAGAGAAACAGATGCCCGATGGGTACATCACCCACACAATGATGCGTTGGTTATTTCCATCCAAATCGGAACAAACAATATCCATAGAGCCTTCGTGGATAATGGAAGCTCAACAAACATCCTCTATTACAGCACCTTCAAAAAGATGGGACTGCCTGATCAGGATATGTCGGGGGAAGACCCGTGGGTCTACGGTTTTTCAGGTGCAGGAGTTAGAGTCATGGGGTCGATTCGGCTCCCATGTACACTGGGGGAAAGCCCATTGACGGTAACAAAGATGCTTGAATTTAAGGTCCTGAATCAGGAATCGTCCCACAACGTGTTATTGGGATGA